A genomic window from Streptomyces sp. NBC_01429 includes:
- a CDS encoding FAD-binding oxidoreductase: MDDLLAQLRAGLPADALITDPDVTRSYAHDMASFCAAGTPAVVVRPRTVEQVQHVMRTATALRVPVVPQGARTGLSGGANATDGCIVLSLTAMDRILEISAVDRIAVVEPGVVNATLSRAVGEQGLYYPPDPSSWETCTIGGNIGTASGGLCCVKYGVTAEYVLGLDVVLADGRLMTTGRRTAKGVAGYDLTRLFVGSEGSLGIVVKAVLALRPRPPRQLVLAAEFPTAAAACDAVCRIMERGHTPSLLELMDGTTIRAVNAMAHMGLPETTEALLLAAFDTPDPAADLAAVGELCAAAGATEVVPAEDAAESELLLQARRLSLTALETVRSATMIDDVCVPRSRLAAMLDGTAAIAEKYGLTIGVCAHAGDGNTHPVVCFDQADPDESRRARESFDEIMALGLELGGTITGEHGVGVLKKEWLARELGPVGLEMQRGIKRTFDPLGLLNPGKLF, from the coding sequence ATGGATGATCTCCTCGCACAGCTGCGGGCCGGGCTCCCCGCCGACGCCCTGATCACCGACCCCGACGTCACCCGGTCCTACGCCCACGACATGGCGAGCTTCTGCGCGGCGGGAACGCCCGCGGTCGTCGTCCGGCCGCGTACGGTCGAACAGGTCCAGCACGTCATGCGCACGGCGACCGCGCTGCGTGTACCGGTGGTCCCGCAGGGCGCCCGTACCGGACTGTCGGGCGGGGCGAACGCCACGGACGGGTGCATCGTCCTGTCCCTGACCGCGATGGACCGGATCCTGGAGATCAGCGCGGTCGACCGGATCGCCGTCGTCGAGCCGGGCGTCGTCAACGCCACGCTCTCCCGCGCGGTCGGCGAACAGGGGCTCTACTACCCGCCCGACCCCTCCAGCTGGGAGACGTGCACCATCGGCGGGAACATCGGCACGGCCTCCGGCGGGCTGTGCTGCGTCAAGTACGGCGTCACCGCCGAGTACGTCCTCGGACTCGACGTCGTCCTCGCCGACGGCCGCCTCATGACCACCGGCCGCCGTACCGCCAAGGGCGTCGCCGGATACGACCTGACCCGTCTCTTCGTCGGCTCGGAGGGCAGCCTCGGCATCGTCGTCAAGGCCGTGCTGGCGCTGCGCCCCCGGCCGCCCCGGCAGCTGGTGCTGGCCGCCGAGTTCCCCACGGCCGCCGCCGCGTGCGACGCCGTCTGCCGGATCATGGAGCGCGGACACACCCCGTCCCTCCTCGAACTCATGGACGGCACGACGATCCGGGCCGTCAACGCGATGGCGCACATGGGCCTCCCCGAGACCACCGAGGCGCTGCTGCTCGCCGCCTTCGACACCCCCGACCCCGCGGCCGACCTGGCGGCGGTCGGCGAGCTGTGCGCGGCGGCGGGCGCCACCGAGGTGGTGCCCGCCGAGGACGCCGCCGAGTCGGAGCTGCTGCTCCAGGCCCGCCGGCTGTCCCTGACCGCGCTGGAGACCGTCAGATCGGCCACGATGATCGACGACGTGTGCGTACCGCGCTCACGGCTGGCCGCGATGCTCGACGGCACGGCGGCCATCGCCGAGAAGTACGGCCTGACCATCGGCGTCTGCGCCCACGCGGGCGACGGCAACACTCACCCCGTCGTCTGCTTCGACCAGGCCGACCCCGACGAATCGCGGCGGGCCCGCGAGTCGTTCGACGAGATCATGGCGCTCGGTCTGGAACTGGGCGGCACGATCACGGGGGAACACGGCGTCGGCGTACTGAAGAAGGAGTGGCTCGCCCGGGAACTGGGCCCGGTGGGGCTGGAGATGCAGCGCGGGATCAAGCGGACCTTCGACCCGCTGGGCCTGCTCAACCCCGGCAAGCTGTTCTGA
- a CDS encoding SsgA family sporulation/cell division regulator: MHTVVERELELNLVLSPERSIPVPARLTYRTNDPYAVHITFHIGSDTPVHWTFARELLVEGVFRPCGHGDVRIWPTKVTGRSVLCFALSSPDGDALLEAPSGPVSAWVERTLRIVEPGTEAEQLGIDEGLTALLSPLPADELWLRDPWPSDESVDGDA, translated from the coding sequence ATGCACACCGTGGTGGAGCGCGAACTGGAGCTGAATCTGGTGCTGTCGCCCGAGCGCAGCATCCCCGTACCGGCCCGGCTGACGTACCGCACGAACGATCCGTACGCCGTGCACATCACCTTCCACATCGGCTCGGACACCCCCGTGCACTGGACCTTCGCCCGCGAGCTGCTGGTGGAGGGGGTGTTCAGGCCGTGCGGCCACGGGGACGTACGGATCTGGCCGACGAAGGTCACCGGCCGGTCCGTGCTGTGTTTCGCGCTCTCCTCGCCGGACGGCGACGCGCTGCTGGAGGCGCCGTCGGGGCCGGTGTCGGCCTGGGTGGAGCGGACGCTGCGGATCGTGGAGCCGGGGACGGAGGCCGAGCAGCTCGGCATCGACGAGGGGCTGACCGCGCTGCTGTCCCCGCTGCCGGCCGACGAGCTGTGGCTGCGGGACCCGTGGCCCTCGGACGAGTCGGTGGACGGCGATGCGTAG
- a CDS encoding RDD family protein, translating into MATPPGDGGNVPREGFYPDPSIPGYVRYWNGAAWVPGTSRPAPQDEEGPRAALPPAPARPGFEETGPVFLDEEPVGPARQEPASAWQADASRQSGFGGDGDARVSWGAPGQDPRIPRPAASAGPVDPRIDPAAGAPGPGDPTGGALPGMRALGADAAGGPQHGADGSAPAADGPVSDGTVAIRPARRGAGGDPGTGTGGDAGTPARPLVPPTSTQPPVDSTVAIRALRAARRAKAEGDAAAGRTGQTDGTMAIRALSQGATGASKAAKALPKVPPQSPPPQLPQAQPQLPSRSRPQPTPAPVPEVQAPSVPDTPISTGSGGGATSWAQQVHQLARADDADQPVVPWKPPVEDPFLQAARAQAASRPAGLGKRLVARLIDSLVLGVVVGALAVPLVSRALAHIDDKIDAARRTGETVTVWLLDGTTAAYLGAVLVALLVVGALYEALPTAKWGRTLGKKLCGLDVRDIESHEAPGFGAALRRWLVYGLLGLVVIGVVNVLWCLIDRPWRQCWHDKAARTFVAG; encoded by the coding sequence GTGGCTACTCCTCCTGGTGACGGCGGGAACGTACCCCGGGAAGGGTTCTACCCGGATCCGTCGATCCCCGGATACGTCCGGTACTGGAACGGCGCGGCCTGGGTGCCCGGTACGAGCCGGCCCGCGCCGCAGGACGAGGAGGGGCCGCGCGCCGCGTTGCCACCGGCCCCCGCCCGGCCCGGCTTCGAGGAGACCGGGCCGGTCTTCCTGGACGAGGAGCCCGTCGGACCGGCCCGGCAGGAACCGGCCTCGGCGTGGCAGGCCGACGCCTCCCGCCAGTCCGGCTTCGGCGGCGACGGCGATGCCCGGGTCTCCTGGGGCGCGCCGGGCCAGGACCCCCGGATTCCCCGCCCCGCGGCCTCCGCCGGACCCGTGGACCCGAGGATCGACCCGGCGGCCGGGGCGCCCGGCCCCGGCGACCCGACCGGCGGCGCGCTGCCCGGCATGCGCGCCCTGGGCGCCGACGCGGCGGGCGGCCCGCAGCACGGCGCCGACGGCTCCGCGCCGGCCGCCGACGGACCGGTCTCCGACGGCACCGTCGCGATCCGCCCGGCGCGGCGCGGCGCGGGCGGCGACCCGGGTACGGGTACGGGCGGCGACGCCGGTACGCCCGCCCGGCCGCTGGTGCCGCCCACCAGCACGCAGCCGCCGGTGGACAGCACCGTCGCCATCCGCGCGCTGCGGGCCGCCCGGCGCGCGAAGGCCGAGGGCGACGCCGCTGCGGGCCGTACGGGCCAGACCGACGGCACGATGGCGATCCGCGCCCTGAGCCAGGGCGCCACCGGCGCGAGCAAGGCCGCCAAGGCCCTGCCCAAGGTGCCCCCGCAGTCCCCGCCGCCCCAGCTTCCGCAGGCGCAGCCGCAACTTCCGTCCCGCAGCCGCCCACAGCCCACGCCCGCGCCGGTACCGGAGGTCCAGGCCCCCTCCGTACCGGACACCCCGATCTCCACCGGCAGCGGCGGCGGCGCCACCTCATGGGCGCAGCAGGTGCACCAGCTCGCCAGAGCCGACGACGCCGACCAGCCCGTCGTCCCCTGGAAGCCGCCCGTCGAGGACCCCTTCCTCCAGGCGGCGCGCGCCCAGGCGGCCTCCCGCCCGGCCGGACTGGGCAAGCGGCTCGTGGCCCGGCTGATCGACAGCCTCGTCCTCGGGGTGGTGGTCGGCGCGCTCGCCGTGCCGCTCGTCTCCCGGGCCCTCGCCCATATCGACGACAAGATCGACGCGGCCCGGCGGACCGGAGAGACCGTCACCGTCTGGCTGCTCGACGGCACGACCGCCGCGTACCTCGGCGCGGTCCTCGTCGCGCTGCTGGTCGTCGGCGCGCTGTACGAGGCGCTGCCGACCGCCAAGTGGGGGCGCACGCTCGGCAAGAAGCTCTGCGGACTCGACGTGCGGGACATCGAGTCCCACGAGGCACCGGGCTTCGGAGCCGCGCTGCGCCGCTGGCTGGTCTACGGGCTGCTCGGGCTCGTCGTGATCGGCGTCGTCAATGTGCTGTGGTGCCTGATCGACCGGCCCTGGCGCCAGTGCTGGCACGACAAGGCGGCCCGTACCTTCGTGGCGGGCTGA
- a CDS encoding RDD family protein, which yields MSNDQPPPGQPPEDDPFLKKPPPSEGPGSTPHEPPHEPPHGPPPGSPYGGDSGPPPASPHDPNADRGSPYGGSPYGGTPYGGSPYGGTDPLAGMPPLAPFGKRLLARIIDVLIIFIPLAIISAFTGGAWGSANGNGEWDNVTNQVNTGRHWIWSLISLVVYVGYDTYMTKKYGQTLGKRWMKIRVAMLNNGAVPDTNASLLRAAVLWLPALLCCFVLWWIIIVATILASRPYRQGLHDKAARTVVVSDVPAGSAAQ from the coding sequence ATGAGCAACGATCAGCCGCCGCCCGGCCAGCCGCCCGAGGACGACCCGTTCCTCAAGAAGCCGCCACCGTCCGAGGGACCGGGAAGCACCCCGCACGAGCCCCCGCACGAGCCCCCGCACGGCCCGCCGCCCGGGTCCCCCTACGGGGGCGACAGCGGCCCGCCCCCGGCGTCGCCCCACGACCCGAACGCCGATCGGGGTTCCCCTTACGGAGGCTCCCCGTACGGCGGCACTCCCTACGGGGGCTCCCCGTACGGCGGTACCGATCCCCTCGCCGGGATGCCGCCGCTCGCGCCGTTCGGCAAGCGGCTGCTGGCGCGGATCATCGACGTACTGATCATCTTCATCCCGCTGGCGATCATCTCGGCGTTCACCGGCGGCGCCTGGGGCTCGGCCAACGGCAACGGGGAGTGGGACAACGTCACCAATCAGGTGAACACCGGCCGGCACTGGATCTGGTCACTGATCTCCCTCGTCGTGTACGTCGGCTACGACACCTATATGACGAAGAAGTACGGGCAGACCCTCGGCAAGCGCTGGATGAAGATCCGGGTCGCGATGCTGAACAACGGCGCCGTGCCGGACACCAACGCCTCGCTGCTGCGCGCGGCCGTGCTCTGGCTGCCCGCGCTGCTCTGCTGCTTCGTGCTCTGGTGGATCATCATCGTCGCGACGATCCTTGCCAGCAGGCCCTATCGGCAGGGCCTGCACGACAAGGCGGCCAGGACGGTCGTCGTGTCGGACGTCCCGGCGGGGTCAGCGGCGCAGTGA